The genomic segment TGGAGGACACGCGTCGGTCACCTAACCGCCGAAGGTGGCGGCCGGCGCGGGCAGCTCGCGTTTGATCTCGTCGATGCGATAGCCGAAGCCGGGGCCCTGAAGCGTCGACAGATCGACGCAGCCGTTGCGTCGCCAGTAGACGCCCGGGTGCACCTCGGCTTCCGGGAGTGACGCCTCCGGGTAGAACTGCATGGCGTTCGTCTCGACCCCCATGATGGTGCCGGCGTGTGCGGCCAGCAGGCAGTGGGGGATCTGGGCAAGCGTCGGGTTGCTCAGGTCCTGCACCATCAGCGTCATGCCGTGCGCCTTCGCCCAGCAGAGGGTCAGCAGCGCGCCGGTCTGCGTCTTGCACGTTTTCAGCGCCACGCCGGTCCAGCCCAGCGTGCGGCCCAGGCGTACCAGGCGCCAGTCGTGCGCGCTCTCGTCCATGAACAGGGGCTTGCGGGCCGAGACGCTGTGGACGTCGATCGGGTGCTCCTCCAGTTCATACGGGAAGGGCTGTTCGACGTAGAGGATCTTGCCGTAGCAGAGCGGGTCGTCCCACTTGAGCTTGTCCAGGATCTCCGTGACGTACGCCGGGTCCATGACCGTGCAGTTGAAGTCGCTGGTGAGCCAGGGCACGTCCATCTCGGCGGCGATCCGGCCGACCTTCGTCAGGCGGTCGTAGTCCCAGACGGGATCGTTGCCGCGCAGTTTGACCTTGAGGCACTGCAGGCCGTCCTTGCGGATCCAGTCGCGCAGCAGCACGGGGTAGCCGTCGTCCGGCTCGGTGCCGGTCAGTTCCGACTCGTCGATGACGTCCTTGCCGGCCACCAGGTGCCAGGCGGGCAGAACCTGGTCCCGCGGCAACACCAGGTAGTCGGCGGGGTACTTGCCCTCGAAGGAGACCTTGCTCCCCTCGGCCGGCGAGATGAACTGCGCCAGGTCGGCCGTCATGTAGTCCTTGTTGTAGGTCTCGTAGACCGGCACGCCGTGGAGCTGCCCGTAGGCGTCGTGCAGGGCGATGTCGAACAGGGAGCAGCAGACGAGGCCGGCCAGCCAGGGCATCGGCTTCGGCGCATTGCCCCCGGCGTTGAAGGCGTCGAGCAGCCCGGGCAGGGCCTTGAAGATGAACTCGTGCCCGACCTCGATGGGGTGGCCGGAGACGTCGAACTGCGCCCAGGCCTCCGCCAGGCGGATCGTGAAGGCCTTCAGGGCCTCGTTGCGCACCTCGTAGCTCAGGTCGCACGGCCAGACCCACTGGACGCTCAGCGGGGTCTCCCCCCAGCCCTCCGCCGTGCGGCCATCGGTTCCGCGCACGGTCAGGCGCACGCGTGCGAGCGTGACGTGCGTCAGCGTCTCCGGCCCGAACTTGAGGGGCACCCGCGTCTCGATGGGCAGGAAGTGCAGACACGTTCCGGTCGGCCGTACGTCGGTCTTTAGTGACATGGCACACCCTCTCTTCACAAGGTGGTCTCGCCGCGCGTCCGCTTCTGCCGGCACCCCGGTCCGACGGCTCCACGCGGGACCGTATGATACCAAACGCCCGCCCGTGCGTAAACCGCCGCCGCATGTGGTAGCATGGACGCCGTGCGAGCCGCCGGCTCAGTGGCGGGCTGAGCGGTCTCACACGTGTCTTTCATGGTCCTGCTGCACTGAGGCCGCGGGGAGGGATGCCCGCCCTGTCCATTCGGAGGGCATGCCGCGTGCCCCGGGGACGCCGGCCCCCGGGACCGTGGAGGACGGATGGCACTCCTTCTGCAACTCGGGTGGGAGGTGACGCAATGCAGCAGAGCATACGGACGCGTTCGCGGCTGGTCCTCGTCCTCGGGTTGTGCGCCGCCCTGTGCGGATGCGCGGTCGGCCGGGATCGGGACACGCTCTACCAGGTCTCCACGCTCAACGCGCTGCTGGCGGGGCTCTACGAAGGGCCGACCACCATCGAGGAACTGACGGCGCACGGCGACCTCGGGATCGGCACGTTCGACGGCGCCGACGGCGAGATGGCCGTGATCGACGGGCACGTCTACCAGATGAAGTCCGACGGCGTGGCGTACAAGGCGGACGGCGCCTGGCACACGCCGTTCGCCGCTGTGACGTTCTTCGAGCCCGACGGCTCGGCGCCCGTGCCTTCGGGGACGGACATGGCGAGCATCGGCGCGTTCCTGGACGGGCTTGCGGGCGCGCCGAACGTGCCGCTCGCCGTGCGCGTGCGGGGGCATTTCATCCGGGCAAAGACCCGCGCCGTCCCCCGGCAGACGCCGCCGTATCGGCGCCTTGTCGAGGTGACGAAGGAGCAGCCGGTCTTCGACCTGCGCGAGGTGGACGGCGACCTCGTCGGCTTCCGCCTGCCGGAATACCTGGACGGCGTGAACATGAGCGGCTACCACCTGCACTTCATCACGGCCGACCGCAAGGCCGGCGGGCATGTGCTCGACTTCGAGGTGGAGCACGGGACGGTCGAGTGGGACCTGACGCCGCGGCTCACGCTGGTGCTGCCCGAGACGGGCGCCTTTCCCGACGCCGACCTGACGCCGGCGGCACCCGACGAGGTCACGCGCGTGGAGCGCTGACGGCACGGCGTCTCGAACAGCGTCCGCACGCACCGCGCGCCGCTCGCAGAGGTCGACGAACAGCCGGTCAACGCCCCGCATGCGGCAGGCCGTCTCCAGGACCGTCTGCGACATCCGGCCGAGCACCGTGCAGCGCGCTTTGACGCCGGCGTGCGCCGGGGGGTATGCTGCACGCACCTCCCAGCAGAAGGAGCAGCACGATGGCCGCGACGGTCCTGCCGGTGCGCGCGTTCATGATCCACGTCACCCACTACGACCCGGTGTGGTGGAAGAAGAAGTCGCGCGAGAAGCCGTTCGACCCGAAGGTGGCGAACGACGTCATCGACGCCATGGCGCAGGAGGACATGAACCTGCTGGTGATCGACATCGCGGACGGCGTGAAGTACAAGTCGCATCCCGAACTGACGCGTCCCTACAGCGTCCCGATGGGTGTGCTCAAGCGCCTGGCGCAGTACGCACGCAAGCGCGGGATTGAAGTGGTGCCGAAGCTGAACTTCTCGCAGAGCGGCTACCAGTTCCACCACCAGTGGCTCCGCCCGCACGGCTGGTTCGACAGCGAGCAGTACTACAAGCTGGCCTTCGAGCTGATCGACGAAGCCGTCGCGGCCTGCGAGCCGGAGCGGTTCGTCCACATCGGTATGGACGAGGACATGGACCGCTCGCACCGGCAGTTCGCCCTGGCCGTGCGGACGCTCGCGGAAGGCGTGAAGGAGCGCGGGCTGCGCGCGGTGATGTGGAAGGACAGCCCCATCATCACGCCGGGCATTTGGGAGGGGCCGGGCGAGAAGAGCCGCGCGGCCGAGAAGACCACGCCGAAGGACGTCGTCCAGGTGCCGTGGGGCTACCGCGCCGCGAGTCCGGATCTTGTGCGCCATCTGCGCCGGAAGGGCTTTGAAGTCTGGGGCGCCACCGGCGGCAAGCCGGAGCTGGTGCGCGCCTGGCGCGACGCCTGCTTGCGCTACGGCGGCACGGGCATCCTCCTGACGGCCTGGCGGCCCTGCCGTCCCGGCAACCGCAAGGCGTTCCTCGAACAGATCCGCACCTGCGGCCCGCTCTGCAGGGCAGGTTAGGGGCGGCCTTCGCCCGGCTTGCGGCCCACTCCGGAGGATCGTGGTATGCCTGCACCGTGCACGTTGCCCAGCATCGTGCTGATCCTTGTGGACGACATGGGCTACGGGGACTTCAGCGCGTTCAACGGCGGCCTGTCCAGTACGCCCACGCTTGACGCGCTGATGCAGCAGAGCGTCTGCCTCTCCCAGCACTACAGCGCCTCGCCCATCTGCGCGCCCGCCCGGGCGGCGCTGATGACCGGCCGCTATCCCCACCGCACGGGCGCCATCGAGACGCGCGAACTGCGCGGGCTCTGCAACATGGCCCTGCGCGAGACGACCATCGCCGACCTGCTGAAGCGCGCCGGATACACGACCGGCCTCGTGGGCAAGTGGCATAACGGCTGTCTGCGCAAGGAGTTCCACCCCCACGCGCGCGGCTTCGACGAGTTCGCCGGATTCCGCAGCGGCTGGCAGGACTACTTCCACTGGGTGCTGGAGCGCAACGACCGCTTCGAGAGATCCGACGGCCGCTACCTCACCGATGTCTTCACGGACGAGGCCGTAGACTTCATCCGGCGCCGCAAGGGCGGGCCGTTCTTCCTGAACCTGGCCTACAACGCGCCGCACACGCCGCTGCAGACGCCCGAGGACGAGGTGCGGCCGTTCGCCGAGACCGGCAAGTTCAACCGCGGGGTCAGCACGATCTACGGCATGCTCCACCGGATGGACGCCGGCGTGGCGCGCGTGCTGGAGACGCTGCGCCGGGAGGGCCTGGAAGACAACACGATCGTCCTGTTCACCAGCGACAACGGCCCGCAGTTCGGCGGCCGGGGCGAGGACTGCACGACGCGCTTCAACTGCGGCCTCCACGGCTCGAAGAGCTTCGTCTACGAAGGGGGGATCCGCGTGCCGGCGATCCTCCGCTGGCCGGCCGGGATGGACGGCGGCCGGGAGCTGCACCACATGGTGCATTTCTGCGACTGGCTGCCGACGCTGCTGGCCGCCGCCGGCCTCGAAGTGCCTGCCGAACTGGATGTCGACGGCGCGAACGTCCTGCCCGCGCTGCGCGGCGAGAGCAACCAGGTGCCGACCGTTCGGTTCTGGCAGTGGAACCGCTACCAGCCCGTCGTTACGAGCAACGCCGCGATGCGCGACGGTGACTGGAAGCTCGTGCGGCCGTCGATCGAGGAGACGTTCCGGACGGACCCGGCGGAACAGGAGCTCGACAGCGCCTACCGCAACGAGCCGTGGAAGGGCCACGACGTGATCACCGGCGCCTACCC from the Candidatus Brocadiaceae bacterium genome contains:
- a CDS encoding mandelate racemase/muconate lactonizing enzyme family protein, whose product is MSLKTDVRPTGTCLHFLPIETRVPLKFGPETLTHVTLARVRLTVRGTDGRTAEGWGETPLSVQWVWPCDLSYEVRNEALKAFTIRLAEAWAQFDVSGHPIEVGHEFIFKALPGLLDAFNAGGNAPKPMPWLAGLVCCSLFDIALHDAYGQLHGVPVYETYNKDYMTADLAQFISPAEGSKVSFEGKYPADYLVLPRDQVLPAWHLVAGKDVIDESELTGTEPDDGYPVLLRDWIRKDGLQCLKVKLRGNDPVWDYDRLTKVGRIAAEMDVPWLTSDFNCTVMDPAYVTEILDKLKWDDPLCYGKILYVEQPFPYELEEHPIDVHSVSARKPLFMDESAHDWRLVRLGRTLGWTGVALKTCKTQTGALLTLCWAKAHGMTLMVQDLSNPTLAQIPHCLLAAHAGTIMGVETNAMQFYPEASLPEAEVHPGVYWRRNGCVDLSTLQGPGFGYRIDEIKRELPAPAATFGG
- a CDS encoding sulfatase-like hydrolase/transferase translates to MPAPCTLPSIVLILVDDMGYGDFSAFNGGLSSTPTLDALMQQSVCLSQHYSASPICAPARAALMTGRYPHRTGAIETRELRGLCNMALRETTIADLLKRAGYTTGLVGKWHNGCLRKEFHPHARGFDEFAGFRSGWQDYFHWVLERNDRFERSDGRYLTDVFTDEAVDFIRRRKGGPFFLNLAYNAPHTPLQTPEDEVRPFAETGKFNRGVSTIYGMLHRMDAGVARVLETLRREGLEDNTIVLFTSDNGPQFGGRGEDCTTRFNCGLHGSKSFVYEGGIRVPAILRWPAGMDGGRELHHMVHFCDWLPTLLAAAGLEVPAELDVDGANVLPALRGESNQVPTVRFWQWNRYQPVVTSNAAMRDGDWKLVRPSIEETFRTDPAEQELDSAYRNEPWKGHDVITGAYPPRELPEPHPLELYNIADDPREEHDLAGEHPRRVRRMSDALETWFEQVEADRAAAGGPW
- the budA gene encoding acetolactate decarboxylase, coding for MQQSIRTRSRLVLVLGLCAALCGCAVGRDRDTLYQVSTLNALLAGLYEGPTTIEELTAHGDLGIGTFDGADGEMAVIDGHVYQMKSDGVAYKADGAWHTPFAAVTFFEPDGSAPVPSGTDMASIGAFLDGLAGAPNVPLAVRVRGHFIRAKTRAVPRQTPPYRRLVEVTKEQPVFDLREVDGDLVGFRLPEYLDGVNMSGYHLHFITADRKAGGHVLDFEVEHGTVEWDLTPRLTLVLPETGAFPDADLTPAAPDEVTRVER